A window of the Henckelia pumila isolate YLH828 chromosome 3, ASM3356847v2, whole genome shotgun sequence genome harbors these coding sequences:
- the LOC140892658 gene encoding WEB family protein At2g38370-like — protein sequence MATEILDSVKSEGSARVEIDTSAPFESVKEAVNRFGGMGFWKPSSRVHASQAEQLGRDLIIKERETLDVLKQLETTRRTVEELKFKLQKEASTKENSWKQNNVNSVAEKAEKENHESNMNAFDAPGIILLELEQAKMNLARTTTDLVDIRATVYLYNKKIEKERKLLDKTRQRLSSNTLQISSLEEELDQTKQALELAKHAQVQGSSSSANHLDVVTRELQKLSSETEQFKEVGKAARSEVLRALSQIEQTRSGIKAAEKRLVAAKKMKKAAKASEAVALAEIRALSNGEESKSNASEHKCESVTLTLEEYSSLISRAIEANEACKDRAAVHANLSKTDILNRVEKVTEELKISKGTLEEALSRVQAANTSKLAVEEALRKWRSEHSQKQRSVHNTTKFTNSHQFLHCQESHMLDESGTNHEKNDELKPVLKPSLSIGKILSRKLLLTKEYGNGMQGEKNIVNRQVSLRHLLKKEGKENPEFPSQRKKLSFARISVLVKKQMKIKKKKQSSINLNVSQLER from the exons ATGGCTACCGAAATCCTTGATTCGGTGAAATCAGAGGGGTCGGCGAGGGTTGAGATTGACACATCAGCGCCATTTGAGTCGGTTAAGGAGGCTGTCAACCGGTTCGGTGGTATGGGTTTCTGGAAACCCAGTTCCCGTGTACATGCTTCTCAG GCGGAACAGTTAGGAAGGGATCTGATTATCAAGGAAAGGGAAACTCTTGATGTTTTAAAACAACTGGAAACCACTAGAAGAACCGTAGAAGAACTCAAGTTCAAGTTGCAGAAAGAAGCATCCACAAAAGAAAACTCCTGGAAGCAGAACAATGTGAATTCTGTGGCTGAAAAAGCAGAAAAGGAAAACCATGAAAGCAACATGAATGCCTTTGACGCTCCTGGAATCATCCTACTTGAGCTGGAACAGGCTAAGATGAACTTAGCTAGGACTACTACTGATCTTGTAGATATTCGAGCTACTGTCTACCTGTATAACAAGAAAATTGAGAAAGAAAGAAAGTTGCTCGATAAGACCCGACAAAGGTTGTCTTCTAATACCTTACAAATTTCTTCTCTTGAGGAGGAGTTAGATCAGACAAAACAGGCGCTAGAATTGGCCAAACATGCTCAAGTCCAAGGTAGTAGTAGTTCTGCTAATCACTTGGATGTTGTCACGAGGGAGCTTCAGAAGCTAAGCTCTGAGACGGAACAATTCAAGGAAGTTGGGAAAGCTGCAAGATCTGAAGTGTTGAGGGCATTGTCTCAGATTGAACAGACGAGGAGTGGGATCAAGGCGGCTGAGAAAAGGTTGGTTGCGGCTAAAAAGATGAAGAAAGCAGCCAAGGCTTCTGAAGCTGTCGCCCTTGCAGAAATCAGAGCATTATCCAATGGTGAAGAAAGCAAGTCCAATGCTTCTGAGCATAAATGTGAAAGTGTGACTCTTACTTTGGAGGAATACTCATCCTTAATCTCCAGGGCTATAGAAGCAAATGAAGCTTGTAAGGATAGAGCAGCAGTGCATGCTAATTTGTCAAAGACAGATATCTTAAACAGGGTTGAAAAAGTAACTGAAGAACTTAAAATTAGCAAAGGGACATTGGAAGAAGCATTGAGTAGAGTGCAAGCGGCAAACACAAGTAAATTGGCAGTTGAAGAGGCGCTACGAAAGTGGAGATCCGAGCACAGTCAGAAACAGCGCTCCGTGCACAACACTACTAAATTTACGAATTCTCATCAATTCCTCCATTGTCAAGAATCTCATATGCTGGATGAAAGTGGTACAAATCATGAGAAGAATGATGAGTTAAAACCAGTGTTGAAGCCAAGTCTCTCAATTGGGAAAATATTGAGCAGGAAACTTCTTCTAACCAAAGAGTATGGAAATGGGATGCAAGGAGAAAAGAATATCGTGAATCGCCAAGTGTCACTCAGACACCTTCTCAAGAAAGAGGGTAAAGAGAATCCCGAATTTCCTTCGCAGAGAAAGAAGCTCAGTTTTGCTCGAATCTCAGTTCTGGTGAAAAAGCAGATGAAGattaaaaagaagaaacaatCCTCCATCAATTTGAATGTTTCTCAGCTAGAAAGATGA